The following is a genomic window from Rhizobium sp. NRK18.
AGCTTTTCACGAAGGTCAGCCCGCCGGTGCCGAGCTCGCTCATCGAATCATTGGCTATCGCCGGCGCCACACACGCCAGCAGACCGGCCAGAAGAGCGCAATCGAAAACGCACATGGAACCCCTCCCCGCCCGAAAGACAATGCCGGGAACTTATCCAATTCCCGGCATTCGCAAAAGGTGGAGAATTTCGGCTCAGTGCCCTGCCGCCATCAGAATTCCTGCCAGTCGTCGACCTTGACGGCGGCATTGCCACGGGACGGGGGTACAGCCGGCCTGGCTGTCGCCGCCTTGCCGGCCGGCGCGGTGCGTGCGTCCGGCTGAGCGGCGGACAGTGCGTTGTCGGCTCCGGCAATCCTGAACTGCGAGATCATCTCGCGCAGCCTTGTCGCCTCGCTGGCAAGGCTCATGCTGGCGGCGCTCGCCTCCTCCACCATGGCGGTGTTCTGCTGCGTGACCTGATCGAGGCTGCGGACGGCCTTGTTGACTTCGCCGAGGCCGGTCGACTGCTCGTGCGTGTTGGCGGTGATCGCGTCCATATAGCCGTTGATCGAGACGATCAGCTCGCCGATGTCGCTCAATGCCTGACCGGCATCACGGACAAGCGCGACGCCGCCCTCGATTTCGGCGGACGAATTGTCGATCAGTTCCTTGATCTCGCGGGCGGCCCTCGCCGACCGTCCGGCGAGCTCGCGGACTTCCTGGGCGACGACGGCGAACCCCTTGCCGGCATCGCCGGCACGCGCTGCCTCGACGCCGGCGTTCAAGGCCAGCAGGTTGGTCTGGAAGGCGATCTCGTCGATCACCGAGATGATCGAGGCGATCTTGCCGGAGGATTCCTCGATCCGGCGCATGGCGTCCTCGGCATTGACGACGACGCTTGCCGACTGGCGGGCGTTCTCGTTGGCCTGCTTGGAGACCGCGCGGGCCTCATCGACGCGCTTGGCGGATTCGGAGACATTGCCGGTGATCTGCTCCAGCGCCACCGTGGTCACGTCAAGCGACGAGGCCTGGTGCTCGGTGCGCTTCGAGAGGTCCGCGATGCCATCGGCGATCTCGCGGCTGTGATTGTCGATGTTGCCGGAGCTCCGGTAGATCACCGAAAGCGTGTCGCCGAGCTGGCGGACGGAGGCGTTGAAATCGCCGCGCAGCTCCTCGAATTCCGGCGCGAAGCGCTCGTTCAGCTGATAGGTGAGGTCGCCCTCGGCAAGCTTCTTCAGGCCGGTGGCAAGGCCGGACGTGGCGATGCGAAGCCGCTCGGCCGCCTGGCGTTCGGCTTCCTCTTCGGCGGCGCGGCGCTGCTCCTCGGCGTGCAGGCGATGCTCCTCGGCCTCGTCTTCCAACCGCTTCTTGGCAATCACGGCCTCGCGGAAGATGCCGAGCGAACGGGCCAGCGCGCCGATCTCGTCCTTGCGCTCGGCGCCGGTCACCGCCGTATCGGCATCGCCGCTGGCGAGCCTTTCGGTGACTTCGCTGAGACGGCGCAGCGGCTTCAGCGTGTTGGAGCGCAGGAGCGTGATGATCAGCAGGGCGGCGACCGTCAGCGTCCCGAGCCCCGCCAGCACCTTCAGCATGATGCGGCTTTTCCAGCTGGCGATCTGCGGGGCCAGATTGATGGAGGCGGAATAGGCGCCCATGATCTCGCCGGGCTCGATGTTCATCAAGCCGGTGTGGCAGCCGGCGCAGCGCTCGTCGGCGGCGTCGCCCTGGCCCAGCACCACGGGGCGCGACAGGCGCAGGCTCTCGCCCTCGACGGTCGACTGGCGCTGCATCGACGTCAGAGCCGCCGTATCGACCGTATCCTTTGGCGGCAGGATGGTGCCGCCGTTTTCCTTCTGGAAGGCCTCGATCTTTTCGGCCATCACCACCCAGATGTCGACGTCGTCATTGGCTTCGGAAAACTGCTTCATGGCGCCGTCGAGCGTCATGACGGCGGGGTCGCCGTCCTCGATCTGGCCGCGGTTCAGCATCGCCTGGATGTGCATCGCTTCCAGGAGATCGAGCGCCGCATTGCCGCGCATCTCGCCGCTCTCGCGAATGCGCGTCCAGTCCTGGCTGATGTCGTAGGCGACCTTGGCGCTTTCGCCGACCATCAGGACGACGACGACGCTCAAGACGATCTGGACGGTGAGAGGAATGCGCTTGAGATATGAGAACATGGGATGCAACCAACGGGCCGGACAGCCGGACCATGCTGAAATTCGACTTCACGCAGTTAAGAAAAAGCCGGTTAACGCCCTCCTAACAAAGTCGTCTATTTGCAACTTCTGATGAATAAAGATGTCGGCACTCCCGCTATTCT
Proteins encoded in this region:
- a CDS encoding methyl-accepting chemotaxis protein, with the translated sequence MFSYLKRIPLTVQIVLSVVVVLMVGESAKVAYDISQDWTRIRESGEMRGNAALDLLEAMHIQAMLNRGQIEDGDPAVMTLDGAMKQFSEANDDVDIWVVMAEKIEAFQKENGGTILPPKDTVDTAALTSMQRQSTVEGESLRLSRPVVLGQGDAADERCAGCHTGLMNIEPGEIMGAYSASINLAPQIASWKSRIMLKVLAGLGTLTVAALLIITLLRSNTLKPLRRLSEVTERLASGDADTAVTGAERKDEIGALARSLGIFREAVIAKKRLEDEAEEHRLHAEEQRRAAEEEAERQAAERLRIATSGLATGLKKLAEGDLTYQLNERFAPEFEELRGDFNASVRQLGDTLSVIYRSSGNIDNHSREIADGIADLSKRTEHQASSLDVTTVALEQITGNVSESAKRVDEARAVSKQANENARQSASVVVNAEDAMRRIEESSGKIASIISVIDEIAFQTNLLALNAGVEAARAGDAGKGFAVVAQEVRELAGRSARAAREIKELIDNSSAEIEGGVALVRDAGQALSDIGELIVSINGYMDAITANTHEQSTGLGEVNKAVRSLDQVTQQNTAMVEEASAASMSLASEATRLREMISQFRIAGADNALSAAQPDARTAPAGKAATARPAVPPSRGNAAVKVDDWQEF